The sequence CCTAAATACCGTTTTCCAAACTTATTTATCTTATATCCGAGTATCATATCCCTTGTTTTACCATCTCTTCCCTGCATCCCTTCTACCACTTGCGCTAATTTCCATTCTCCTCTCAATGCATTTTGGTCATTAACAAGTACAATATCACCCTTCATTACACTTCTTACATTCACATGCCATTTTTGTCTTACAATAAGAGTTGGaaaatttttcatccatttattccaAAACAAATCTACTATTTTCATCTTAGATGCATATGACTTATTAAAACTAACCCTCTCATTCCAAAATCCACAAGGAGTTTCGATAGTATATCGACCCAATAGTAAATCATTAGGTCTTAACACAGTCCCTTCGTTAAAGTTTTCCCCTGGTTTGAACCCAATAGGCCGTTCATTCAACATATTGGCAATTTCATACATTACAGATTGTAGTTCCCCAAAAGATATGACTGATTCACCTATGATTCTGGTAAGTGACCTCTTCACCAGTCTAATTAATGACTCGCTACAAGCGTTTTCCCATGGGGCATCAGCCGATTTATTAAATACCCAGgttaaacctttaaattttccaAAGTTAAACACAAAACCTTTATTCCAATGAGTAACCATTTCTCTCAACTCCTTGTTAGCAGACACCAACTGCGTACCGCTATCACTGTAAAGCTTCTTTGGAAAGCCTCTTAGACATGTGAACCTATTCAGTACAGTAAGAACGTTCTGAATATCATAACCCTCAGAAATGTCCAAATGTACAGCCCTTGTAACCATGCAATTTAAAATTActccaaatattttccttttcactctCCTTTTGACAGTATCACAAACCCAGAAAGGGCCAAAAAGATCTAGGCTAACATTATGCCATGGAGGGCATGGTTCAAGTCCCTCTTTTGGGAACTCTCCCATAGCTTGTGATGTACAGATTTTGTCTATTCTTCGACACACTACACACTGTTTTCTAATAGATTTCATAGTTTTCCTTGCTCCCAATATCAAATATTTCACTTGAGCTCTAGCAAGACTTGATTCAACTCCACTGTGATCCCTTTGATGTATGTGAGACAGGTATATTAAAGAGAATGGGTGCTTTGGTGGGAGAAGTATAAACTGATTCTGATCCCAATTGTCCTTCAACCATTTGGACATCCTGCTACCCACTGTGATTATGCCATCCTCTCTCAACACTGGTCCTAAACGTCTATACCTCTTTTCCCAGTCTTGTGGCAAACTTGCTTGAGCGTTTTTGACGAAATACAACTCTGCTTGCTGTATCTCTTCTGTACTAGGATCGCACAATATAGCCTTAAacgattttttctttattgcactaATAATTCTAGCCATTACTGATAACAGTTTTTTCCCATTGCTAAATCTTTGAATATCAATCAACTGTCTACttgaattaatttctccttcatttaAGGCCCCTCTTGCAAAAACAACATCAGGAAGATCAGGTACCGTACTCTGTTTTACAGGCCATTCCGAGGAATCTTGATACAGGAATTCTGGACCCTTTTGCCAAACAGATTCTGTGTCTAATTCTCTGGGGTTACATTTCCTAGTAGTCAAATCAGCATTGTTTTCTTCATCATAAGTTAATCCATCTTCAATGAGTTTGAGCTCCCTTTCTTCCCTAAtacttaaattttcttttactgaaCATTCTCCACATTTGCAACCTCCACATTTTGGGATACACTCCATTCCCAAACTTTCATCTAAGAAATAATTCTCCACTAATTTACCCACATTTGGTTTAGCCCTGAAATGCCAATCAGTAGTGTCATCGTAGCTTATATGATTAATTTGAACAGTACTTCTTTTCACCTTCCTTCTGTTCCAATCTACCCCTAATGCAGAGTCCAAAATCATTGGacaataattgaatattatctACTGTTTTTATGACTTGTGGCAATAAAGTACAGTAATCTGATCCTATTAGCAGCTCTATACGTCCCTCCGACCTTTGAAGGCATTTCTCCTGCACTTCCAGTCTTCTTGATATTTCTCCCAAATCCATACGATGATGAACAGCAGTTATCTCAGACACGCCACAAACTTCTATAAGTTTTTCTATTCCTGCTTGATCCCTTAATGATACTTTATAAACACAACTAACCAACTCCTCTGTGTGATCACCAACTTTAGTCATAGTTAATTGTATAGGAATACCTTTGAGTCCCAGTTTCCTTGCCATTCTAAATGTAATTAAACTGATGTTACTTCCTGCATCATACAACGTGGGGATAGACTTCCCTTCACTGTTAACAAACCCAGTCATCAGAATTGCACCTTTTTTACTTAAATAGTTACTTGTGGCATCAATTGTTAAATAAGTTGGATTGTTAAATAGTGTGtgtaaacttgaatgatgatgtttGCCACACACCTCTCCATTCACCTTTACCCTACATGTAAATCGTTTCTCACAATTCCTCGAGAAATGTCCTGTACGGAGACAGGAGTAGCAAACACCTTTTTGTCTTAAAAAGTCCATCTGATTTTCAGCTGACCATTGCTTAAATGTCATACAATCCTTCAATTCATGAGATTCACTATCATGGACAGGacaattttttcttttctgatCACTGTTATACCTTGTTCTATTAATTCCACCTGTATTTTTTCCTTCGCTAATGTGATATAAACTGGTTAAACATTCAGataatttattttgaagtttctcttGTCCTATAGCCAACAATTTTATAGCTTCTGCTAATTCATTTTCCTTTACAAAGTCCCTTTCCACAGTATGTACTGTTACCTTAGTCGCACCACTTCTTGAATTATCTTGTAAATATTCCAGAGCCTTGCGATGATCtgtcagaaatgtaaccaaattctTAAATTTGTCCGAATTTAATTCCTGCACTTTAATGGCCCATTCTCTTTTTAACACCGACGGCAGCAATCTTTCTACTTGGGTTAGTACAGTAGTATTCTCCAGTTCTGTAGTCAAGCTTAAATTACTTACATCTAACCACACCTTTACTACTGTATTGATTAGATTAATTAACTTTCTGTCATCACTATCATTAAGCGGTTTATATGCCCTTATATCTCCTAATATCGCATCGATCAGTTTTCCTTCATTACCGTATGCTTCATTTAGTCTATCCCACATTCGTTTATAATCATCTATATCCTCCTCAAGCCTCCTCGGTTCCCCTTCTAATGATATTCTAAGTACGTACGGGTCTTTCCCATGTTATGACACAACTAGTCTTTCATAATCTCTTACAAAAGCAGGATATGCTCTCACTGAACCACTAAATTTGGGAGGCTCAAGTTTTTTCAAGGCAAGCACagtattatttttcacttttgtctttccctttatcacgccaagtaatgaatattttatagtttCCAATTCCTTGATATATTCCTCATATTCCTGACAAGATTCGCCATCCTTTAATTGTTCTATCATTTGTTCATTGATAACATCAACTTTTTCGAAACACTCACTAACCTCAGTGTACAAAACTTCCAATGTTTCTATCGAGTCTCCTCTTCTCTGTGCATCCTTGAATAATCCAACCTTCCGATTGAACCTCCTCTTGGCTGTAGTGCGTTCCTTCTTCAGTTCCTCCATGGCTGCTAAGCGAAATTGCTGAATTGTagtgcaggatatataacaacttgggctgccttgctgtatctttattgatctgattcagcctgtaaagcatgacaatataaataggtatccaAACATGATTTTCACCACATTTAACAAcaatacatttaataacatcacattttataatatataatacattaacaataatacatagtcatagtgcaatgaataataataatgcaaaatgaacagcacacgacaaatgcatactcgctcaacttacaatgtgaccgcccattctcagccatggtaattaattgaatacgccatccgtctatacactgccaccgacacttgtcagtcataacactgtcctgcactgcttccccgcaccaacataaagaacttgcttgaaggattttcgttatcagaccattacaatttttcgtgtcagtatcctcattatgtccccgaatacaatgacaatacgaacattaatgtaaagtttactaataaattttcataacaaatgcAGAACCAGCCaattgtaatttacataaaaaaataacactGCATCCTGTGACATGaatatgtcaatcacgaatggaaattacactacaataatcacaacaatgacaactgaggcggtgaaaagtacaactaagaaaatcccaaggacgggagaattttgcgacagtctcctatccttggaacaatccgacagtactgcaaatgccgcttctaactaaGGCAACATGTTCAGTAATTTCGAATattccaaaagttacaatattactaaatacaatccccaatatttatccaactttacatgtacatgaatttcattaactggaatattactaaaaccacataaatacaaactattatgatgatgatcataatatactcactatccctccagaaaagaaatctctcctgagcggcagcaagaaacacctgcacttgaccattccaacctggaacctttcgaaatttgtgtgaagccaaaacgagatattccttagctggattaaaaaataaggaattttgAGCACCatttcactcacattttttatacaatttcaatcatattcctttataattattccagttaacgaagatatcttggttgattttaaagcaaacgggcaaattatcctacagagtactttcgtaatgagcatattaattggaaaacatgtggtatatggaggacttcagaacataatgatctatagtaactatatagtataacttcgagccggacaaatgtcggtataaggattctttctaacgaatccttcaaacactcataagacaacggctctctaattaaagctattattgttccaaaatctaccattatgtggatgagcatttaagactaacaaaataattccgttatcgctactcgatgataactatctccaattttgccaaagggcctcggtaattatcaagcaaattaaagctcttgtaataaagattgaattagcaacacagcaaagattttactgtatacatttaaaattccagtttaaatgtcaatgccaaccgttcttagccaaaTATACGGgcgaaaaaggaaaagtaaaaacttttatgaatgaagggcaagagggttgcgaactaaagactgagatggcacatccccttgaatctgaatgacttgagaAATATcttacagtaaagtatccttatgtattccaaaatgttcctatctatgaatatctaaaggcctatgaaagtctttagcaatcaatttagcattctaaaactaagtttttggaagtataatacaataatttttattggaaacattgcaatatcaagcgaaaatttctcctgatatgcatgaatgtctagaaatcaatttatatggtgaccaattactacattcagtactgtaatctctctctctctctctctctctctctctctctctctctctctctctctctctctctctctctctctctctctctatgaatgtcctcaaggagtcaaggctcgtataactcatttatggcgtttttatgaatactttacagcatcgagccataaatgaaactggaacaagactaatgtcgaatctccgaacaatataatgtagctgttaacggaaggaattgttaagttatgccactcccttaatttctacatgcttatacagattctagatttatatatatatatatatatatatatatatatatatatatatatatatatatatatatatatatatatatatataggctatatatatatatatatatttatatatatatatatatatatatatatatatatatataatgtgtatgtgttttgtgtatttgtattggatagttgagatgtcaaatgataccacagcataagatatggcaacaagatttgtaatattttccagcgttcgctgagcttggacaaggctccgcctatctcctaagaagtagtaagaaatgcaactctttatttgttttgtcatggtaacactacagacctctgacgagcgattctcccagagtgtcggcggacttttgaatctaagtttACACCTAAAAAATGCCAAAAGTTATCATAAATCAATCATTTATTTTAAAAGCAAACAACATTGTGTAAAAATATCAACTACAAAGCTAAGGTCATTATATTTACAACTTACTAGAATACCAAAGGAATTGCAATGAGACGCTACCGAAGTTTCAAAACCTTTATAAAGAAAGATGGTAAGAATAAGATTTTGAAAGTTTGTACTTACAtacgttttggagagagagagagagagagagagagagagagagagagagagagagagagagagagagagagagagagagagagagagagagaataccggaTAGTATTGCGCAGGGGACAGCTAATATCAAAATCGGAATTGGTATTGGCAAAACTTTAATTTGTTTTCCAAACATTATTCAATTCAAGCTAACCACATGAAAGAACAAATTTAGTCCAGCTTCAAAACATCATAAAACTTCACCCGTTGGGAAAGAACCAAATCTTTTGTAGTGACAATTATCTTTTCGATACAATATGTGCCAAGATTGACAGAGGTAATGGGACCACGTATTTCTGTTATCATACTTAAAATGGAATACATATATCTTTCTAAATGAAAGAAGTTCAAAGTATTTTATGCAGATATAACAAGGCACAAATCATCGATTCACAAGAGAATTCATTGAGTTTTCGTGGAACTAAAATACGTAAAACAcaatattactaatattttaaTATCATAGCTCATTTAAAGGTCTAATGACACCTTacgaatggcaggggtaagggacagtgacaatgtcatagcaggacaatgccctagaaacaaatatacgattagcgcccaagtcacctctccacccaagccagaaccagggagggccagacaatggctactgatgactcagcaagtagacctataggctcccctaaacccatcatcctcacaagaatggtgaggttgcatacaaaacagaatttcataaaaaggaaatcataataaagaatcaataagTTAGCAAAAACATAAGAGACTTGTGAATACCAATACATGCTGATAAGGAAGGAAAGGGTAAACAAACCGATAGGGCAATAAGGATAAGgtgaaggaataaggaaagatCTGACAGAGATCACAAGACAAATCAAGGCTGAGGAAAAATACTTCACCTGAGAGAAATACGGTTTCTTTCCCAGAAACATTAAATTGGATTCGAAGTTGTCATTCATGTGTGGTGTTTGGGTGGAAAGACGCTCAAATTTCAATCTTTAGACCTCGAGGGATTTTCTCTGAACAGTTTAGAGGCGGTAATTCtattttcagttttcatttcaaGTTCGTTTTTGTCACATGATCTTCTGTAAAATTCCTACGCATTATAATAACCATTTTAGTTGTGTCTAGGTATACATAAcgcatatatgaaaatgtataataaTGATTAACTTTTGACTGCCTTTTAAATTTCAGACACCAATTTGAACTAAAAATGAACTCATGTTTTAAAGATACCAATTTCCAGAGCAAATATTAACTAATTTCTAGATAAGAATCATGTGCGTACTGATACAAATGGTATTTCAACTTATCACAATTAGCATCGAGAGATCTATTTGTTCCTCGAGATAATATTGCAATACAAACTCCCTATTCATTTCAGGCGTTGCTTATTGACTGACATCCCTTTTCCCTTTTAATGAAAGAGTGACGCGACTGAGGTCTGGAACTGGGTAGTTGCTGTATGTTATGAGAGAGCGAAATGGAAAGTtctactatatatttttctttaataattcctTAGTTTCCCAAAATTGCTGAAGCGAAGTCTACTCAGAGTAAGCCATAAAACTTTAGCCCTTTCAAAATATTTCACGAGGGTTGGGTTGTTTCAactaatatttataaaaagaataaacaaattctaAGGGCCATTGGCAGTCTCATTCCTGTTGATAAAACGCCTAAGCCATGTGACTGTTCAGGTACTTGGGAAAATAAGAAGCGAGCTTAgtcatttgtttccttttttcaataaaaatagttagaaaaaaattcttttcaaataaaatagagagttttatctttatttctaagcAGTCTTCTCTTTCGAAAAAATTGTCAAGAATGTTGATATTTTTATTGCATCAAATGGAGGAATTATAAAAAAATGTCTGTTTGATAACATAAGCAATGTCGTTCATGGGAAATTGGAGGGGCAAAAACACTAACTGAATTAAGAAAATAATCTAAGGATTAATTTTTTCTATCATAAAGTAGGGCAGGTAAATATTAAATCATTTGTATGAATATGAAAGCTATCTAGAATCAAAAGCGCTGAATCTACGAACGTCATATTATGATACAATACGAAGAGTTTCTTTCGTTTTATTTTgtgatatattgaaatattataataaagttgtaCTCATTTGAATATTCAGTCTTATTTTCGTAATGAGATGTTATTACGGAGTTGAAACGGAAAGTTTTAAATTTAACTCTTTCTTCGCGAATCTCTGAAATTAGAGAAGGGGGCATCTTCTTAATTCTTTGCATCTAAAAGCAAATATTTGAGATGAAAATAAAGGTTACTACATAGAAGAAtgatcataatgaaaataaatgtgactAAAATGCAAGCATTAGTAAATTTCAACGCTCCAAAAACTGAAAACCTTTCGATTATTCGCTCCtctgattcaagaaaatattatCTTGATGCAGGAATTTGTCATTTGATTAGGTTATataatagcaagatctgtcaactTCACCAGTAATTGTCTCAAAGCTTTTTCTATTTCAAGTTTATATCTATCACCACATAGGTTTTTCTATTCTTCTctttacacaattatatatacagatatatacataattgtattaccaaacataatatatatatatatatatatatatatatatatatatatatatatacatacacacacacacacacatatatatatatatatatatatatatatatatatatatataatctgtatatatatataaatacatttacatatatatttatatataaacatatatgtgtatatataatcaaatatatatccaagcgttctcatatatatatacagtatatatatatatgtatatatatatatatatatatatatatatatatatatatatatatatatatatatatatacgcaaacacacacacacaccgttgaAGCAATGCAACACTTTCCTTTCCAGTGTCTGATGGAGCGTTTACTATTTCGAGCTCCGACACCAGAACTTCATTTCAAAGTTAAAAACAAAAGTtagaagtcagagagagagagagagagagagagagagagagagagagagagagagagagagagagagagagagaagcaaacgtGTTCTCTATGAAATATGCAGACTGTCCAATCCTCTTGCTAACGAAGAGAGCGAGCAATAAAAATCAGCATCAAAGAGGTAACATGAATGAAAGCGACACTGATGCTTTTACCTTTCCCCTTCCATATAAGTACCACCGCTGATTCAAACTCCCATTCACATACCTGCAACAGAAGATTGGATTGTGTAAGTCAGATTGTTATTTGATCAACACTTTCCAATAATTAGCAACAACATGCAAAGTGAAATTGGGAATGACGCTTCAAGAGCTATCTAGAATGTTACCCCAAAAATACATTCTGAACATTTTAGAAACTCAGGgacaataaatgaatatttttaatttgcGGTCAGTCAttttaaaaatgttaaataaaaaactgaaaaaattatagCAATTTACAAATTTTGAAGTAATCACAATTTAAGCATAAAAGAATCCTAATAAATGTCTTTACGTTAAAAATAACTTTGTACAAATCCCCATTTTCATAGACCCATAAGAGAATTTCGTTCTACCTTTCCATGACCTTAAACCTTGTAAATGACCTTGAATCGGTGTCTTTACCTTTTCTGGACCCAAAAAACATTAAGAATGAATAAAGAAGAACCTGATGTCTTTCCGAAGAAGACTTAGGACTAATATTAGGCGTTAATTAAAGGCAAAGGGGCCAAAATTGTATATCAAATCCTACCGtgaaacattattaaaaaaaaagtttaaatgtaataaaaaaaaaaatctgcatttggTATTCACTGGCATAGAAAAATATTCTTAACAGAATGGATAAGGAGACAAAATGAACTATCTCATGATGCGAGCAATACAGACAGGAGAGTGACTGGTTCTTAAGGGGACTGAGTAAAGGATATTTCAAGTCTTCATAGTCACTAATATACTCACAGATGGAATGATACGTAAAGCTAaagaatggattatatatatatgtatggtgcgAAATCAAGGTGAGCAGACAATAAATGAATGTACCAGAATTAGAGATaatcttctccatcacgaggctaaatattacacagtattatagaagttttattccagctgtgacaaagttgtggaagaATCTTCTTAATCGAGTAATTGAATCgggaaaacttcaaaagttcaaacttgcaagatCACTATCTCTATTTC comes from Palaemon carinicauda isolate YSFRI2023 chromosome 3, ASM3689809v2, whole genome shotgun sequence and encodes:
- the LOC137637789 gene encoding uncharacterized protein, yielding MILDSALGVDWNRRKVKRSTVQINHISYDDTTDWHFRAKPNVGKLVENYFLDESLGMECIPKCGGCKCGECSVKENLSIREERELKLIEDGLTYDEENNADLTTRKCNPRELDTESVWQKGPEFLYQDSSEWPVKQSTVPDLPDVVFARGALNEGEINSSRQLIDIQRFSNGKKLLSVMARIISAIKKKSFKAILCDPSTEEIQQAELYFVKNAQASLPQDWEKRYRRLGPVLREDGIITVGSRMSKWLKDNWDQNQFILLPPKHPFSLIYLSHIHQRDHSGVESSLARAQVKYLILGARKTMKSIRKQCVVCRRIDKICTSQAMGEFPKEGLEPCPPWHNVSLDLFGPFWVCDTVKRRVKRKIFGVILNCMVTRAVHLDISEGYDIQNVLTVLNRFTCLRGFPKKLYSDSGTQLVSANKELREMVTHWNKGFVFNFGKFKGLTWVFNKSADAPWENACSESLIRLVKRSLTRIIGESVISFGELQSVMYEIANMLNERPIGFKPGENFNEGTVLRPNDLLLGRYTIETPCGFWNERVSFNKSYASKMKIVDLFWNKWMKNFPTLIVRQKWHVNVRSVMKGDIVLVNDQNALRGEWKLAQVVEGMQGRDGKTRDMILGYKINKFGKRYLGEPDKLMTRSVHRLVVILPVEEQ